In Canis lupus baileyi chromosome 15, mCanLup2.hap1, whole genome shotgun sequence, one genomic interval encodes:
- the ANK1 gene encoding ankyrin-1 isoform X15, whose translation MWTFITQLLVTLVLLGFFLVSCQNVMHIVKGSLCFVLKHIHQELDKELGESEGVSDDEETISTRVVRRRVFLKGNEFQNIPGEQVTEEEFTDEQGNIVTKKIIRKVVRQIDSSGADDTQEHEEVIAEGPLEDPSEVDADTDSFMKLAQVELRGSSLQPDLIESRKGAQIVKRASLKRGKQ comes from the exons ATGTGGACTTTCATCACCCAGCTTCTGGTCACCCTGGTGCTCCTGGGCTTCTTTCTGGTCAGCTGTCAGAACGTGATGCACATTGTCAAGGGCTCCCTGTGCTTTGTGCTGAAGCACATCCATCAGGAGCTGGACAAGGAGCTGGGGGAGAGCGAGGGCGTGAGTGACGATGAGGAGACCATCTCCACCAGGGTGGTCCGGCGTCGGGTTTTCCTGAAG GGGAATGAGTTTCAGAATATTCCAGGGGAGCAGGTGACAGAGGAAGAATTCACAGATGAGCAGGGCAACATCGTCACCAAGAAG aTCATTCGCAAAGTTGTTCGGCAGATAGACTCGTCCGGTGCCGATGACACCCAGGAGCACGAAGAGGTGATTGCTGAGGGGCCCCTGGAGGACCCCAGTGAGGTGGACGCTGATACTGATTCCTTTATGAAACTCGCCCAG GTGGAGCTGAGAGGGAGTAGCCTGCAGCCGGATCTCATAGAGAGCAGGAAGGGGGCTCAAATAGTGAAGCGGGCCAGCCTGAAAAGGGGGAAGCAGTGA
- the ANK1 gene encoding ankyrin-1 isoform X16, giving the protein MWTFITQLLVTLVLLGFFLVSCQNVMHIVKGSLCFVLKHIHQELDKELGESEGVSDDEETISTRVVRRRVFLKGNEFQNIPGEQVTEEEFTDEQGNIVTKKIIRKVVRQIDSSGADDTQEHEEVIAEGPLEDPSEVDADTDSFMKLAQDHTSTPKP; this is encoded by the exons ATGTGGACTTTCATCACCCAGCTTCTGGTCACCCTGGTGCTCCTGGGCTTCTTTCTGGTCAGCTGTCAGAACGTGATGCACATTGTCAAGGGCTCCCTGTGCTTTGTGCTGAAGCACATCCATCAGGAGCTGGACAAGGAGCTGGGGGAGAGCGAGGGCGTGAGTGACGATGAGGAGACCATCTCCACCAGGGTGGTCCGGCGTCGGGTTTTCCTGAAG GGGAATGAGTTTCAGAATATTCCAGGGGAGCAGGTGACAGAGGAAGAATTCACAGATGAGCAGGGCAACATCGTCACCAAGAAG aTCATTCGCAAAGTTGTTCGGCAGATAGACTCGTCCGGTGCCGATGACACCCAGGAGCACGAAGAGGTGATTGCTGAGGGGCCCCTGGAGGACCCCAGTGAGGTGGACGCTGATACTGATTCCTTTATGAAACTCGCCCAG
- the ANK1 gene encoding ankyrin-1 isoform X17, with translation MWTFITQLLVTLVLLGFFLVSCQNVMHIVKGSLCFVLKHIHQELDKELGESEGVSDDEETISTRVVRRRVFLKGNEFQNIPGEQVTEEEFTDEQGNIVTKKIIRKVVRQIDSSGADDTQEHEEVELRGSSLQPDLIESRKGAQIVKRASLKRGKQ, from the exons ATGTGGACTTTCATCACCCAGCTTCTGGTCACCCTGGTGCTCCTGGGCTTCTTTCTGGTCAGCTGTCAGAACGTGATGCACATTGTCAAGGGCTCCCTGTGCTTTGTGCTGAAGCACATCCATCAGGAGCTGGACAAGGAGCTGGGGGAGAGCGAGGGCGTGAGTGACGATGAGGAGACCATCTCCACCAGGGTGGTCCGGCGTCGGGTTTTCCTGAAG GGGAATGAGTTTCAGAATATTCCAGGGGAGCAGGTGACAGAGGAAGAATTCACAGATGAGCAGGGCAACATCGTCACCAAGAAG aTCATTCGCAAAGTTGTTCGGCAGATAGACTCGTCCGGTGCCGATGACACCCAGGAGCACGAAGAG GTGGAGCTGAGAGGGAGTAGCCTGCAGCCGGATCTCATAGAGAGCAGGAAGGGGGCTCAAATAGTGAAGCGGGCCAGCCTGAAAAGGGGGAAGCAGTGA